In Carassius auratus strain Wakin unplaced genomic scaffold, ASM336829v1 scaf_tig00000254, whole genome shotgun sequence, the following proteins share a genomic window:
- the LOC113068861 gene encoding transcription factor HES-5-like: MAPHSDMLVHLHFSDKDKIKLRKPIVEKMRRDRINSCIDQLKSLLEKEFHSQDPSAKLEKADVLEMTVSFLKQQRQQLPQRDYNEGYSHCWRESVHFLTLHSTGGGSARELQHLHNGQQTSAAISSAPTGSSSKLSTPGLQQLDIRRPVWRPW; this comes from the exons ATGGCACCCCATTCAGATATGTTGGTACATCTTCACTTCAGTGACAAGGACAAAATTAAG CTGAGGAAGCCAATTGTTGAAAAGATGCGCAGAGACCGCATCAACAGCTGCATCGACCAGCTCAAGAGTCTCCTGGAGAAGGAGTTTCACAGCCAAGACCCCAGCGCCAAACTGGAGAAGGCCGATGTCCTGGAAATGACCGTCAGCTTCCTCAAACAGCAGCGGCAGCAGCTTCCTCAGAGGGACTATAATGAAGGCTACTCTCACTGCTGGAGGGAGTCTGTCCACTTCCTCACTCTTCATTCCACCGGAGGAGGATCTGCCCGGGAGCTCCAGCATCTCCACAACGGCCAGCAAACGAGCGCTGCTATCAGCTCTGCTCCAACAGGATCTTCCTCTAAACTGAGCACGCCTGGTTTGCAACAGCTTGACATCAGGAGACCTGTCTGGAGACCCTGGTAG
- the LOC113068862 gene encoding transcription factor HES-5-like, producing MAPTITGSVISREQLPLTNKLRKPIVEKMRRERINSSIEKLKSLLGQEFLKQQPDSRQEKADILEMTLDFLRLQQRSQNTSSFSCTAAGDGRSRCVQEAVNFLSQCPEQTESHRRLLKHFLNTQPCTENNTRVPPQISSPAAQSSSKEQTLALWRPW from the exons ATGGCACCAACAATCACTGGATCAGTCATCAGCAGAGAACAACTTCCACTCACAAACAAG CTGAGAAAGCCCATAGTGGAGAAGATGCGCAGAGAACGAATCAACAGCAGCATTGAGAAGCTCAAGTCTCTTCTGGGTCAAGAGTTCCTAAAGCAACAGCCCGACTCCAGACAGGAGAAAGCTGATATCCTGGAGATGACGCTGGATTTCTTGAGACTCCAGCAGCGCTCCCAGAATACCTCGTCCTTCAGCTGTACTGCAGCTGGTGACGGACgctccagatgtgtgcaggagGCCGTCAACTTTCTGTCTCAGTGTCCAGAGCAGACAGAGTCCCACAGAAGACTGCTGAAGCACTTCCTGAACACGCAGCCCTGCACAGAGAACAACACACGAGTGCCGCCTCAGATCAGTTCACCAGCCGCACAGAGCAGCAGCAAAGAGCAAACTCTGGCGCTCTGGAGACCCTGGTAG
- the LOC113068864 gene encoding transcription factor HES-5-like, with product MAPTITGSVISREQLPLTNKLRKPIVEKMRRERINSSIEKLKSLLGQEFLKQQPDSRQEKADILEMTLDFLRLQQRSQNPSSFSCTAAGDGRSRCVQEAVNFLSQCPEQTESHRRLLKHFLNTQPCTENNTRVPPQISSPAAQSSSKEQTLALWRPW from the exons ATGGCACCAACAATCACTGGATCAGTCATCAGCAGAGAACAACTTCCACTCACAAACAAG CTGAGAAAGCCCATAGTGGAGAAGATGCGCAGAGAACGAATCAACAGCAGCATTGAGAAGCTCAAGTCTCTTCTGGGTCAAGAGTTCCTAAAGCAACAGCCCGACTCCAGACAGGAGAAAGCTGATATCCTGGAGATGACGCTGGATTTCTTGAGACTCCAGCAGCGCTCCCAGAATCCCTCGTCCTTCAGCTGTACTGCAGCTGGTGACGGACgctccagatgtgtgcaggagGCCGTCAACTTCCTGTCTCAGTGTCCAGAGCAGACAGAGTCCCACAGAAGACTGCTGAAGCACTTCCTGAACACGCAGCCCTGCACAGAGAACAACACACGAGTGCCGCCTCAGATCAGTTCACCAGCCGCACAGAGCAGCAGCAAAGAGCAAACTCTGGCGCTCTGGAGACCCTGGTAG